One window from the genome of Macrobrachium rosenbergii isolate ZJJX-2024 chromosome 2, ASM4041242v1, whole genome shotgun sequence encodes:
- the LOC136842805 gene encoding uncharacterized protein: protein MEMKYKPTIEVIHTDNESEFSLTMEVKNRPTMEVNNATEIQTDNGSEIHTENGSEIQTDHGSEIQTENGSEIQTDNGSEIQTDNGSEIQTENGCEIQTENGSEIQTENGSEILTENGSEILTDNGSEIQTDNGSERQTENGSENRLTMEVKNRPIMEVVYRPTMEVKNTHSGSEIQTDNGREIQTDMEVKYRPTIEIK from the coding sequence atggaaatgaaatataagcCGACAATAGAAGTGATACACACTGACAATGAAAGTGAATTCAGTTTGACAATGGAAGTGAAAAACAGACCGACAATGGAAGTCAACAATGCTACCGAAATACAGACTGACAACGGAAGTGAAATACATACCGAGAACGGAAGTGAGATACAAACTGACCATGGAAGTGAAATACAGACCGAGAACGGAAGTGAAATACAAACTGATAATGGAAGTGAAATACAGACTGACAACGGAAGTGAAATACAGACCGAGAACGGATGTGAAATACAGACCGAGAACGGAAGTGAAATACAGACCGAGAACGGAAGTGAAATACTAACTGAGAACGGAAGTGAAATACTGACTGACAATGGAAGTGAAATACAGACTGACAATGGAAGTGAAAGACAAACCGAGAACGGAAGTGAAAACAGACTGACAATGGAAGTGAAAAACAGACCGATAATGGAAGTGGTATACAGACCGACAATGGAAGTGAAAAACACTCACAGTGGAAGTGAAATACAGACAGACAATGGAAGGGAAATACAGACTGACATGGAAGTGAAATACAGGCcgacaatagaaataaaataa